tttacataggaatatatagagtaaatctttaaaaatcttcttctcagaaactaatcagccaggaaagctgaaacttgtgtggaagcatcctcaggtagtgtagattcaaagttgtgaaaatcatgacccccgggggtagggtggggccacaatggggggggggggtcgaagttttacaaaggaatatatagaataaatctttaaaaatcttcttctcagaaactaatcagccaggaaagctgaaacttgtgtggaagcatcctcaggtagtgtagattcaaagttgtgaaaatcataacccctggggttaggttggggccacaatgggggtcgaagttttacataggaatatatagagtaaatctttaaaaatcttcttctcagaaactaaacagccaggaaagctgaaacttgtgtggaagcatcctcaggtagtgtagattcaaaggtgtgaaaatcatgacccccaggggtagggtggggccacaatggggggtcgaagttttacataggaatatatagaataaatctttaaaaatcttcttctcagaaactaatcagccaggaaagctgaaacttgtgtggaagcatcctcaggtagtgtagattcaaagttgtgaaaatcataacccctggggttaggttggggccacaatggggggtcgaagttttacataggaatatatagagtaaatctttaaaaatcttcttctcagaaactaaacagccaggaaagctgaaacttgtgtggaaacatcctcaggtagtgtagattcaaagttgtgaaaatcatgacccccaggggtagggtggggccacaatggggggtcgaagttttacataggaatatatagaataaatctttaaaaatcttcttctcagaaactaatcagccaggaaagctgaaacttgtgtggaagcatcctcaggtagtgtagattcaaagttgtgaaaatcataacccctggggttaggttggggccacaatggggggtcaaagttttacataggaatatatagagtaaatctttaaaaatcttcttctcagtaactaatcagccaggaatgctgaaacttgtgtggaagcatcctcaggtagtgtagattcaaagttgtgaaaatcatgatccctgggggtagggtgaggccacattgggggggggggttaaaattttacataggaatatatagagtaaatctttaaaaatcttcttctcagaaactaatcagccaggaaagctgaaacttgtgggaagtatcctcaggtagtgtagattcaaagttgtgaaaatcatgacccctgggggtagggtgaggccacatgggggggggggggggtgttaaagttttacataggaattaagagtaaatctttaaaaatcttcttctcagaaactaatcagcaagatgattctttttaattgttaagactttggctccaggacaattcttcggcctcacaagaaggttcagagtttgatgtagctaaatatcccatatataaacaattgtaaaggatctttttgagaactgcaatgctcaacatgtgatatgactataaaattgaagcaggcagctattttttcattagaatcattttgtattactgttttgggttattgcccttgatttattgattcttgattattttaattaatgcatccactgttaaccaattaatgtgatgattatttttatacaataataaatattcaatgtatataagttgttctgcataagtagttttgggttaggctggattagtttgtttatttttgatttccaatttttagatactatgaattattttaggctggcacatatatagggacagtgtctattacATTGCAACgagtgactgtttggggttaaacttgaacaggtacggagagattgagggtgttgacatccctgctctttctaattttcgtgtttttctaaccaacgatacagaatgtgcggtcatttctgccctgtatcgcattgatacaagtgtgcggtcatacctgcttgtattggtggtggttgcggcggagcactagtgtatggtcatccctgctggtgttctggcctttctagtgcaagtgtgcggcactccctgcgttaggttgagctgttggcgcaagtgtgaggtcatccctgcttgcgttatctctgcttgcattaacgttggtacctgttgagttgcgtaggtgtgcggtcatccctgcctgcataacgttgagtccctatatatgtgcaggagcggtgattaaagtctgctcttgtaaatattttcagcaatcagggctatccgagttccaagggggaaaaatggattttatttatacaggatctacatgtattaatgtacattgtccagattgtattatgactccattaagctgactttatcatacctattgttcctcaggtgagcgatgtggcccatggacctcttgttaaatgattttgttgtctctgggtcttctctccacaaatttgaaacgtgtaacggtaacatatttcaacattaaaaatgtcgcattttaaaaaaagattgagagatgacccagagatgactaattatgtactttttcaaattattttttgaaggataaaaaacaaagtccattgatatgacagtggtgtttcaaacagtactttatagagcacatattgacaagtctccgtggctcagtggtttcgtcctggatttagtgaatacatacattcagtgttttgggttcaaatccaactggtggtctttttaaaaaaaaattaaacttttttgttttaaatgtatgttattatagcatgatgttgaattataatataccggtatattttaatttgtttttattgatttctagatctgctgtatgaacactataaaaaaatttttttcttattactagttttttaggataacacaatataacttcattaaataatgttttcattaacatttccaactagttatcggtttacctctcattgccattttttgaaagctttgtgagttttttaataaccggaatagccatgtacttcgactctcaacataatatatttttgttgaaacctgtacatagcctttcgaggttatagacatttaaatcccaattgattcgtgtcgaggattcctgcaaacttacaatcttgtgcgctcactttcttttcGTCAAATGAATTCGAAGAAGTTCTACAATGCTTCACTGATTGTGATTTggttaagcattgaatgctatTTTTGAATGTtgtcggtcctataacacaccaagcggtgcagacaaattatcaaaCTGCGCTAACGCTCGGTATTCATCAaagattcaatgcttatatctatattttcatactgatatccgtttgtatgaaatattgggTATCGTCGGTATAAAGCCATTATATACGCTCTTAGTCAAAGattaataacatacatgtacatggaacagccatattaacataCTATTTATATTGCATTGACGACCTAAACTAAAGTGTCATaaacttgatttaaaaaattcttttttattgacGAAAAGATATAATTtgaagattattttttattagtacatatcaaattgattaGGTAAGTTTAAACGTTTCAATTAATCTTACATTAAAACATATTCCTAAAACGCGTGATGACGTTTTTATTTCTGCTCCTGGCGCATGAATTAGCAAAGTGTTTTCCCAGGTAATTGAACGTCGCATACATCCAATGCAAACAttaggggaaatatacactgaatgtaaatattgtacaaTGAAAACTTTGAACAGGAATGTAAACACAGTTATTTGTATACCCTGTTTTATCGCTAAATAGCGGAATacgttattgatattttatcttGGATGAACAGGTCATTCAAAGAAGGGAAGACGGATCAGAGAATTTCAACAGAACTTGGACAGACTATGAATTAGGATTTGGTTCCCCGGCATCAGAGGTCTGGCTAGGTATTCATGTATACTTTTTCcgttttttcttttgaatgttATGTGTATGTTATTACAAATCACAGCATTGTATcgaatgatttaaaataaaaccccaTAATGGAGAACCACACTGCCGTCGAGATCAAATGGTACTTGATTGTTAATCACTATAAAACGTCAAATCATTAGTTAATGCTACATGTTCATTGCAAAATTTTGTACTGGTCCTCCATTCGCTCACCTgatattttgctttaaataattGTCTAAAGATATTTCAGACTATTATTGAAATTAACAGAATTTCAACATGCGTGATATTAggtaattttgacaaaaattactATTACCTTTGTTAATATGTTGAAGAAACATCACTGATATATTGCGATAAGTGTTATCTTGCTATCGTCATATTTCAATCCAATAATCAAGACGTATTAATAGCCTTAATAGTTCAATGGTCAACCAAAGAAGGTCAATTTCATATGGGAACGGAAGGTTGcccatgattttaaaaaaaccttatAATTATACTGAAATTCATTCGGCCATTAGGAAGTTTTTACAgaagaaccaaaaaaaaaaaaaaaaatcaataacgcGTGTAATAACTTTCGTAGGAAACAAGTACACCCATCAACTGACCGCTGAGGGTCATTCCGTTCTAAGGATTGAGTTAGAGGACTTCAGTGGTAATAACCGGTACGCCGAGTACAGCAGTTTCAGTTTGGCTGACGTCACAGACAACTACAGGATTCAGGTCACTGGGTACACGGGGGATGCCGGTATGTGACATCATTATTCACTAAAATTTAGCTCATTTTTAAAACGCACATGAAAGACCTTTATTCATTCCTGTGTTACCGATATTAACTATTCATTATGAGTGTTAGTTCCTATTATATTATAAGTTATTGGTTTGACCCCATATTAAGTGAAATTTTCGCCTAAATGCTGTAATAGGCAtattttgtgttaaaaaaagggttttttatattgtattgtagatttaatatattttagatatttattcCATTCATATAAAGGATTTCAGGTTAATCAGCATAATTATAAGAACTTTTTATTCATAGTGAACAGTCTTAATGGCACAACGGGAGACAAACAATATGTAGTGATTTTATACAATCACTTTGTAAAGATAATGCATCACAAAATGTCGTTTTTGTGTTTTAGAGTTTTtagaaaatatgtttaaaacgagCAAGAAGTGCATAAAGATATGCAGTATATTTTGAACCGATGATAACTGCACATTTGTAATTCGCATGAAAAAACGTTCTAGAAATTCATTTTCTGTGTTGCTGTGATTGGTTGAAAGTTAAACTTAACTCCTAGGAATGcattcagtactttgattatttgtaGGGGACAGTTTTTCAGGACCCTGTACTAAATGCAATAATGGTATGCCTTTTTCTACATACGACCGGGAAAATGACAACGCACCGAACAACATGTATTATGGGCATTGTGCCCAGTGGGCCAAAGGTGGGTGGTGGTTTAACGCCTGCCACAGAAGTAACCTGAACGGGTGGTATGGAGACAGCAGCTACGCCCAAGGCATCACGTGGGAAGCCTGGAAAGGGTTCTACGATTCACTGAAAGCTTCAACCATGAAAATcagaaaattgtaaaaagaaccataagattttattgttttttttttttaaagaaaagtgaTTACACTTTTTTTTGTTGCAACAGGCACTGTAGGTTTCACATTAATCATTGCATCGTCGTCCTGGATCTTTATAGTATTTCGAACAATATAGATTCAAAATGTTTAGTTGTTGTCGGGTTCTCAAATACGCTTTGTTAGTTTAATTCTAACCGTTTTTCCAAACTGGACTTAAAAACGTtcgataaatatacatttatatttaagtaggtggtattgtaatttttttttaaaccgaaaacactttttctgcaatgattgctaccttcataacctgcatgaatcaccaaagagagcattttattgtttatattaacatcttttttttaaactaattaataaattcaatatgaaaagtaagtaaaattcactaaatgaCTGTTTacgtacataagtacgttagctaaaagaaacagccaaatcgtctcctgtgagactttgagtctaacatcatcatgattatttcgtgcagtccatgATATTTCGTAGGTCGCTGTAGATTTAGAcgaatcgataaacagggcgtgtcactTTCAGACCTGTCGATTTCttctcagtttcagccgctgtggatttcgaccaatcgataaacgggacgtgtagatttcagtctggctgtttgtatagagctatgaattaactattataagttttcgtaagaaatagatggaataatacttggtagatgtaaatataatcatataaaCGCTGTTATGTAAACCCTTACCTGTTAACTGAATGTTTCCATGACCGTCTTTGGTTTTACCTTTTTTCAGCTAAGTGTCATTTCTCAGATTGATTTATCATTCAAAGTAGTCGaacttttgaatatttttttttaaattgtcaagaattattattcaaacataaaattgtgATATTTCGATACTAtctcgttttcttttttttaccacCATTAATGTTTTTAGACATTCACTGCCTGACTCGCACACACTTATATACGGAACGTAGTTgaacaaatcaaaatttggATTAATATTAATGAGGTAGTCCCGAAGTCAGTAAGCTGATTTGTGATTGGCTGTGAGTTCCCAGCGATGAACATCAGACAGATTTCATTATCAAGTATGATTAAAATTGTTGGATATAAGTGTAACCCATTTTTGCATCAATATTTTGACCAACGATAAGTATTTCGTTGTACTTTtcctatattattttttattgaatcaaAGTTATGTTTTGACTAATCGACTCCTTTTTGTAAAGttgaaatgttatagaaacgATATCAAAGTAAAGttgaaaaaggaaaacaaacTCTAAATGACAAAACTATTCTctctttacaaaaaaatgtcaaactgtgaatttgaaatgaacaagaataaGTAGAAAAACTCGCATGGCATAATAATTGGCCACTTAACACATACATTAGGACTTATCGACGACAGTCCACTAATATACATATAGATGCTTTTATCGTATGTTTATAATATATAGAAGGGTTGTAAAATTTGGATTGAAAATACAAATActtttgtattgattttatttatcttaacTGATATTATCCGAAacgtaaatgtaataaaaattttgGTTTTTACATAATTCGAACAAAAGTATTATAATGGTGCCTACACCAGTATcgtttacttgtacatgtactttaaactatGCATGAACCCAAAGACAAAAGTAAGATTTGCTAGTCTATTCGAAGCAGCCAAGGTTTTGTTAAAACACTTCaacttaattgcaagggcataaaaaaaaaatatataagtatataaaaaaaacagtacAATTCTATTAAACATAATTGAtcttggctaaaataaacaattttgtgCTAAATTAAGGGAGACTGGacgttaaaaaaattgatttattcaaACCGGAagtaaagatttttttgatgTATCACCATTTGATGGTTTTTtcttcagagaaaaaaatctttaggGAAGAAGAAAAATTGGGAAGACTTATAAATTTGACGCACTTCCTACAAATTCACACCTGATTTAGTCGTAAAAATTGGTAACTATCGGAGTGACTCCTTGCAAAATCaagaatgtaaataatttaaatctttaaatgatTAACTTCTTTGCAAAAATTCCCACAAGACATCTTATCAAACTATCTAGAGTAAAAAAAGGGCTCAGCCTCGTAAGAAAACAACTCCTTACAAGCTATTTTATGACATATATAAGAAcaggtatatttattttacatacattttttttttaaatgaaacgcTGTGTTCTTattgttattttctttaaaataatataataatcttACGATAAAGACATAAATCAGTTTTCCTGTTTTAACGTTATCTTCACCCTGGTAAAATCCTACGAAAATACAGAATCAAACATAAGACGAGAacttttgtattgattttttttatcttaactAATATTATCCGAAACgtaaatgtaatgaaaatttttattttttgacataATTCGAACAAAAGTATCATAATGGTGCCTACACCAGTATcgtttacttgtacatgtactttaaactatGCATGAACCTAAAGACAAAAGTAAGATTTGCTTGTTTTTTCGAAGCAGCCAAGGTTTTGTTAAAATACTTCtacttaattgcaagggcataaaaaaatataagtagtaTAAAAAAACAGTACAATTCTATTAAACATAATTGGtcttggctaaaataaacaattttatgcTAAATTGAGGGAGACTGGacgttaaaaaaattgattta
This genomic window from Crassostrea angulata isolate pt1a10 chromosome 8, ASM2561291v2, whole genome shotgun sequence contains:
- the LOC128159886 gene encoding fibrinogen-like protein 1 — translated: MFDEGASCKLFLLFVLFACDTSAISPSSNFVYDGDVQYEDSNNTLSEVSMPPGQASTISCCINCLMNTSCKAVEICSTPSENKCRLSKGLTNTTGTAAGATCKRYKMKDKCGGEGYPGSNGNCIYDGCQSCDCVGVLTHASGVYGITIGGNSKLVYCSFENGLSWTVIQRREDGSENFNRTWTDYELGFGSPASEVWLGNKYTHQLTAEGHSVLRIELEDFSGNNRYAEYSSFSLADVTDNYRIQVTGYTGDAGDSFSGPCTKCNNGMPFSTYDRENDNAPNNMYYGHCAQWAKGGWWFNACHRSNLNGWYGDSSYAQGITWEAWKGFYDSLKASTMKIRKL